The Takifugu rubripes chromosome 3, fTakRub1.2, whole genome shotgun sequence genome contains a region encoding:
- the zhx3b gene encoding zinc fingers and homeoboxes protein 3 isoform X1, which yields MASKRKSTIPCMIPSKTVRPVEEVEPDPPAVPHHSRISGDRRSPLDSAEASKSERAETLKEGIGTYTCKLCNFETHDLNLFLDHVYSGHLDFRADPSFFCVNCGVSAPKFEGLALHNARVHPSTLNTTLQLKKKDRRVVVEQNLMAGGETCKDGEIYITKTPIMRMLKGKSEPKRIVVSHSVTSEPSTELPSSVASRETEKNGGAPVNVTHVSTIVHNGTNKVTLPSAIQIVNGSGALPLLKTPITQVVSVVQSRNIHQSAPITAASANISSTSSPRSSKNLPKVMIPLSSIPTYSASMDSSSFLKTSFNKFPYPTKAELCYLTVVTKFPEEQIKIWFTAQRLKQGISWSPEEIEEARRKMFNTIIQTAPSSSQNQTQSHCSAAPPTITVLPASLGATGIPHILQGSLVSQGGVIVAPPVLANGIQVSSAPVALAVTPKPQAAAHPMLQARPAAALVADKGVGMVLGTVGSSSTGSTVVSSNSSQSGGGVVSSLTSVINLSLSQSGAKTNAVNGKRGGASTDCSDKSNSTVNSHATNAELGKASNSGIVKGDAIVVTDSKNATDSNSNASNGKSGEKDRDGDDTDDNTTSTHGDEADRSTTDSPTIRMDEASSPASKSSSPSPAATSSSASGSRTPINAFLDPSFYKGKKSQEQLGALKDSFLLCQFPDQDEVERLITLTGLTVREVRKWFSDRRYHFRNLKGIRSGTGAPSKSGTVGGTGSGSSTPGSGGSANSHDQSDTPQQNSSPVSPTPSQTPTSPTTPSRRLPRAPSPDFTAIRYKEREPHQIRALEASFAQNPELKGEEVERLRTETKMTRREIHGWFAERRKRVAAEKKREEAEQVLLGEEETDETEVSSGKPKVNPIKINLKMLKVTEANGKAEDGSDHPAPQHQAGSTSTLSRSHGAAHPSTVTPKSTKPTVIRGKKTVEQLEMLKQVYVRTQWPSATQYDELISGTGLPRPEVVRWFGDCRYMQKNGQLKWLEAYQTMALAEDSKKGNIQVLQAHLNIHGRLEESQLQELVAASGLTGDLVRHWFSKQASFSRMEQAAAAQVAVPRPVVPGVAAESQTTGSSPLEPQAGRGTEDKMEQSVCGVTPGALEAKAARIVNPVKEAGTTSLST from the exons ATGGCCAGCAAGAGGAAGTCTACCATTCCGTGCATGATTCCCAGCAAGACTGTCCGGCCAGTAGAAGAGGTTGAACCGGACCCCCCCGCAGTCCCACATCACTCCAGGATTTCTGGAGACAGACGCAGCCCCCTCGACTCCGCCGAGGCCTCCAAATCGGAGCGGGCGGAGACTTTAAAAGAGGGCATTGGCACTTACACCTGTAAGCTGTGCAACTTTGAAACCCATGACCTTAATTTGTTTTTAGATCATGTGtactctggacacttggacttcCGCGCTGACCCCAGTTTCTTTTGTGTGAACTGTGGCGTTTCGGCACCCAAGTTTGAGGGGCTGGCCCTGCACAATGCCAGAGTTCACCCCAGCACGCTGAACACAACTCTGCAGctcaagaaaaaggacagaagagtGGTGGTGGAGCAGAACCTGATGGCCGGGGGCGAGACGTGCAAGGACGGAGAGATTTACATCACCAAAACCCCCATAATGAGGATGCTGAAGGGAAAATCGGAGCCGAAGCGGATCGTCGTATCTCATTCAGTCACCAGTGAGCCTTCGACAGAGCTGCCGTCTTCAGTCGCCTCCAGAGAAACGGAGAAGAACGGCGGCGCTCCAGTTAACGTCACACACGTTTCCACAATTGTCCACAACGGGACAAACAAGGTCACTCTGCCCTCAGCTATTCAGATCGTCAACGGCTCCGGAGCCTTGCCGCTGCTGAAGACTCCCATCACGCAG GTGGTGTCAGTCGTTCAGAGCAGAAATATTCATCAGTCTGCACCCATCACGGCCGCCTCTGCAAATATTTCCTCCACCTCGTCGCCTCGTTCTTCCAAGAATCTCCCCAAG GTGATGATTCCTTTGAGCAGCATCCCTACTTACAGTGCCTCCATGGACTCGTCTTCATTCCTAAAAACCTCCTTTAATAAGTTCCCCTACCCGACCAAGGCTGAGCTCTGCTACCTGACGGTGGTCACAAAGTTTCCCGAAGAGCAGATCAAGATCTGGTTCACAGCACAGAGACTGAAGCAAGGCATCAGCTGGTCTCCTGAGGAGATAGAGGAGGCCAGGAGGAAGATGTTCAACACGATCATCCAGACTGCCCCCTCTAGCTCCCAGAACCAGACCCAGAGCCATTGTAGTGCGGCCCCGCCAACCATCACGGTGCTGCCTGCCTCACTCGGTGCTACCGGGATCCCTCATATATTGCAGGGCTCTCTTGTAAGCCAGGGAGGGGTAATCGTCGCTCCGCCTGTATTAGCAAACGGTATCCAGGTTAGCAGTGCCCCTGTGGCTCTGGCCGTCACACCCAAGCCTCAGGCGGCAGCTCATCCCATGTTACAGGCGAGACCTGCGGCAGCTCTGGTGGCAGACAAAGGGGTTGGCATGGTGCTGGGGACGGTAGGGAGCAGCAGTACCGGAAGCACTGTTgtcagtagtaatagtagtcaGAGCGGGGGTGGGGTCGTCAGCAGTCTGACTAGCGTCATCAACCTCAGTCTCAGTCAAAGCGGCGCTAAAACGAACGCCGTCAACGGAAAACGTGGTGGCGCTAGCACAGACTGCAGCGACAAAAGTAATAGCACTGTCAACAGCCACGCGACAAACGCCGAACTCGGCAAAGCCAGCAACAGCGGCATTGTGAAGGGCGATGCCATAGTTGTCACGGACAGCAAAAACGCCACCGACAGCAACTCTAACGCCAGTAATGGCAAAAGCGGAGAGAAGGACAGAGACGGGGACGACACCGACGATAACACTACCAGTACACACGGAGATGAAGCCGACCGCAGCACCACCGACTCTCCCACCATCAGAATGGACGAGGCATCTTCCCCCGCGTCCAAGTCGTCGTCCCCCTCCCCCGCGGCGACCTCCAGCAGCGCGTCTGGCTCCCGCACGCCCATCAACGCCTTCCTGGATCCCAGCTTTTACAAGGGCAAGAAGTCACAGGAGCAGCTCGGCGCCCTAAAAGACAGTTTTCTGCTCTGCCAGTTCCCCGACCAGGACGAGGTGGAACGCCTCATCACTCTGACCGGGCTCACTGTACGCGAGGTCCGCAAGTGGTTCAGCGACCGCCGATACCACTTCCGCAACCTGAAAGGGATCCGCTCCGGCACAGGGGCACCGAGCAAGTCTGGCACAGTGGGCGGGACAGGAAGCGGTTCAAGCACGCCAGGGAGCGGCGGCAGTGCCAACTCGCACGATCAGAGCGACACACCCCAGCAGAACTCTTCACCTGTCAGCCCGACTCCATCGCAGACCCCCACTTCTCCCACCACGCCTTCCCGCAGACTCCCCAGAGCCCCGTCGCCGGACTTCACAGCTATCCGTTACAAGGAGCGGGAACCCCATCAG ATCCGAGCTCTGGAGGCCAGTTTCGCTCAGAATCCCGAACTAAAgggagaggaagtggagagaCTGCGAACTGAGACCAAGATGACCAGAAGGGAGATTCACGGCTGGTTCGCTGAGCGGAGGAAGAGGGTGGCGgctgagaagaagagagaggaggcggagcaggttttgctgggggaggaggagacggatgAGACGGAGGTCAGCTCGGGGAAACCGAAAGTGAACCCTATCAAAATAAACCTAAAGATGCTGAAGGTGACGGAGGCTAACGGAAAAGCGGAGGACGGATCGGATCACCCGGCACCGCAGCATCAAGCCGGCAGCACCTCCACATTATCCCGGAGTCACGGCGCAGCCCATCCCTCCACCGTGACACCCAAGTCCACCAAACCCACAGTCATTCGAGGGAAGAAGACAGTGGAGCAGCTGGAAATGCTGAAACAAGTGTACGTGCGCACACAGTGGCCCAGCGCCACTCAGTACGACGAACTGATCTCGGGCACTGGGCTGCCCAGGCCTGAGGTGGTCCGCTGGTTCGGGGACTGCCGGTACATGCAGAAGAACGGCCAGTTGAAGTGGCTGGAGGCCTACCAGACCATGGCTCTGGCCGAGGACAGTAAAAAGGGGAACATCCAGGTCCTCCAGGCCCACCTCAATATCCACGGAAGGCTGGAGGAGTCGCAG TTGCAGGAACTGGTGGCGGCGAGTGGTTTAACCGGCGACCTGGTGCGCCACTGGttctccaaacaggcgtctttCAGCCGGATGGAGCAGGCTGCAGCCGCTCAGGTGGCTGTTCCAAGACCAGTTGTACCAGGTGTGGCAGCTGAATCACAAACAACCGGATCCTCCCCGCTGGAGCCACAGGCGGGACGAGGAACAGAAGACAAAATGGAGCAGTCGGTGTGTGGCGTCACGCCAGGGGCGTTGGAGGCAAAGGCAGCCAGGATTGTGAATCCTGTGAAAG aggCAGGCACGACCTCCCTCTCTACATGA
- the zhx3b gene encoding zinc fingers and homeoboxes protein 3 isoform X3 codes for MAGGETCKDGEIYITKTPIMRMLKGKSEPKRIVVSHSVTSEPSTELPSSVASRETEKNGGAPVNVTHVSTIVHNGTNKVTLPSAIQIVNGSGALPLLKTPITQVVSVVQSRNIHQSAPITAASANISSTSSPRSSKNLPKVMIPLSSIPTYSASMDSSSFLKTSFNKFPYPTKAELCYLTVVTKFPEEQIKIWFTAQRLKQGISWSPEEIEEARRKMFNTIIQTAPSSSQNQTQSHCSAAPPTITVLPASLGATGIPHILQGSLVSQGGVIVAPPVLANGIQVSSAPVALAVTPKPQAAAHPMLQARPAAALVADKGVGMVLGTVGSSSTGSTVVSSNSSQSGGGVVSSLTSVINLSLSQSGAKTNAVNGKRGGASTDCSDKSNSTVNSHATNAELGKASNSGIVKGDAIVVTDSKNATDSNSNASNGKSGEKDRDGDDTDDNTTSTHGDEADRSTTDSPTIRMDEASSPASKSSSPSPAATSSSASGSRTPINAFLDPSFYKGKKSQEQLGALKDSFLLCQFPDQDEVERLITLTGLTVREVRKWFSDRRYHFRNLKGIRSGTGAPSKSGTVGGTGSGSSTPGSGGSANSHDQSDTPQQNSSPVSPTPSQTPTSPTTPSRRLPRAPSPDFTAIRYKEREPHQIRALEASFAQNPELKGEEVERLRTETKMTRREIHGWFAERRKRVAAEKKREEAEQVLLGEEETDETEVSSGKPKVNPIKINLKMLKVTEANGKAEDGSDHPAPQHQAGSTSTLSRSHGAAHPSTVTPKSTKPTVIRGKKTVEQLEMLKQVYVRTQWPSATQYDELISGTGLPRPEVVRWFGDCRYMQKNGQLKWLEAYQTMALAEDSKKGNIQVLQAHLNIHGRLEESQLQELVAASGLTGDLVRHWFSKQASFSRMEQAAAAQVAVPRPVVPGVAAESQTTGSSPLEPQAGRGTEDKMEQSVCGVTPGALEAKAARIVNPVKEAGTTSLST; via the exons ATGGCCGGGGGCGAGACGTGCAAGGACGGAGAGATTTACATCACCAAAACCCCCATAATGAGGATGCTGAAGGGAAAATCGGAGCCGAAGCGGATCGTCGTATCTCATTCAGTCACCAGTGAGCCTTCGACAGAGCTGCCGTCTTCAGTCGCCTCCAGAGAAACGGAGAAGAACGGCGGCGCTCCAGTTAACGTCACACACGTTTCCACAATTGTCCACAACGGGACAAACAAGGTCACTCTGCCCTCAGCTATTCAGATCGTCAACGGCTCCGGAGCCTTGCCGCTGCTGAAGACTCCCATCACGCAG GTGGTGTCAGTCGTTCAGAGCAGAAATATTCATCAGTCTGCACCCATCACGGCCGCCTCTGCAAATATTTCCTCCACCTCGTCGCCTCGTTCTTCCAAGAATCTCCCCAAG GTGATGATTCCTTTGAGCAGCATCCCTACTTACAGTGCCTCCATGGACTCGTCTTCATTCCTAAAAACCTCCTTTAATAAGTTCCCCTACCCGACCAAGGCTGAGCTCTGCTACCTGACGGTGGTCACAAAGTTTCCCGAAGAGCAGATCAAGATCTGGTTCACAGCACAGAGACTGAAGCAAGGCATCAGCTGGTCTCCTGAGGAGATAGAGGAGGCCAGGAGGAAGATGTTCAACACGATCATCCAGACTGCCCCCTCTAGCTCCCAGAACCAGACCCAGAGCCATTGTAGTGCGGCCCCGCCAACCATCACGGTGCTGCCTGCCTCACTCGGTGCTACCGGGATCCCTCATATATTGCAGGGCTCTCTTGTAAGCCAGGGAGGGGTAATCGTCGCTCCGCCTGTATTAGCAAACGGTATCCAGGTTAGCAGTGCCCCTGTGGCTCTGGCCGTCACACCCAAGCCTCAGGCGGCAGCTCATCCCATGTTACAGGCGAGACCTGCGGCAGCTCTGGTGGCAGACAAAGGGGTTGGCATGGTGCTGGGGACGGTAGGGAGCAGCAGTACCGGAAGCACTGTTgtcagtagtaatagtagtcaGAGCGGGGGTGGGGTCGTCAGCAGTCTGACTAGCGTCATCAACCTCAGTCTCAGTCAAAGCGGCGCTAAAACGAACGCCGTCAACGGAAAACGTGGTGGCGCTAGCACAGACTGCAGCGACAAAAGTAATAGCACTGTCAACAGCCACGCGACAAACGCCGAACTCGGCAAAGCCAGCAACAGCGGCATTGTGAAGGGCGATGCCATAGTTGTCACGGACAGCAAAAACGCCACCGACAGCAACTCTAACGCCAGTAATGGCAAAAGCGGAGAGAAGGACAGAGACGGGGACGACACCGACGATAACACTACCAGTACACACGGAGATGAAGCCGACCGCAGCACCACCGACTCTCCCACCATCAGAATGGACGAGGCATCTTCCCCCGCGTCCAAGTCGTCGTCCCCCTCCCCCGCGGCGACCTCCAGCAGCGCGTCTGGCTCCCGCACGCCCATCAACGCCTTCCTGGATCCCAGCTTTTACAAGGGCAAGAAGTCACAGGAGCAGCTCGGCGCCCTAAAAGACAGTTTTCTGCTCTGCCAGTTCCCCGACCAGGACGAGGTGGAACGCCTCATCACTCTGACCGGGCTCACTGTACGCGAGGTCCGCAAGTGGTTCAGCGACCGCCGATACCACTTCCGCAACCTGAAAGGGATCCGCTCCGGCACAGGGGCACCGAGCAAGTCTGGCACAGTGGGCGGGACAGGAAGCGGTTCAAGCACGCCAGGGAGCGGCGGCAGTGCCAACTCGCACGATCAGAGCGACACACCCCAGCAGAACTCTTCACCTGTCAGCCCGACTCCATCGCAGACCCCCACTTCTCCCACCACGCCTTCCCGCAGACTCCCCAGAGCCCCGTCGCCGGACTTCACAGCTATCCGTTACAAGGAGCGGGAACCCCATCAG ATCCGAGCTCTGGAGGCCAGTTTCGCTCAGAATCCCGAACTAAAgggagaggaagtggagagaCTGCGAACTGAGACCAAGATGACCAGAAGGGAGATTCACGGCTGGTTCGCTGAGCGGAGGAAGAGGGTGGCGgctgagaagaagagagaggaggcggagcaggttttgctgggggaggaggagacggatgAGACGGAGGTCAGCTCGGGGAAACCGAAAGTGAACCCTATCAAAATAAACCTAAAGATGCTGAAGGTGACGGAGGCTAACGGAAAAGCGGAGGACGGATCGGATCACCCGGCACCGCAGCATCAAGCCGGCAGCACCTCCACATTATCCCGGAGTCACGGCGCAGCCCATCCCTCCACCGTGACACCCAAGTCCACCAAACCCACAGTCATTCGAGGGAAGAAGACAGTGGAGCAGCTGGAAATGCTGAAACAAGTGTACGTGCGCACACAGTGGCCCAGCGCCACTCAGTACGACGAACTGATCTCGGGCACTGGGCTGCCCAGGCCTGAGGTGGTCCGCTGGTTCGGGGACTGCCGGTACATGCAGAAGAACGGCCAGTTGAAGTGGCTGGAGGCCTACCAGACCATGGCTCTGGCCGAGGACAGTAAAAAGGGGAACATCCAGGTCCTCCAGGCCCACCTCAATATCCACGGAAGGCTGGAGGAGTCGCAG TTGCAGGAACTGGTGGCGGCGAGTGGTTTAACCGGCGACCTGGTGCGCCACTGGttctccaaacaggcgtctttCAGCCGGATGGAGCAGGCTGCAGCCGCTCAGGTGGCTGTTCCAAGACCAGTTGTACCAGGTGTGGCAGCTGAATCACAAACAACCGGATCCTCCCCGCTGGAGCCACAGGCGGGACGAGGAACAGAAGACAAAATGGAGCAGTCGGTGTGTGGCGTCACGCCAGGGGCGTTGGAGGCAAAGGCAGCCAGGATTGTGAATCCTGTGAAAG aggCAGGCACGACCTCCCTCTCTACATGA
- the zhx3b gene encoding zinc fingers and homeoboxes protein 3 isoform X2, whose translation MASKRKSTIPCMIPSKTVRPVEEVEPDPPAVPHHSRISGDRRSPLDSAEASKSERAETLKEGIGTYTCKLCNFETHDLNLFLDHVYSGHLDFRADPSFFCVNCGVSAPKFEGLALHNARVHPSTLNTTLQLKKKDRRVVVEQNLMAGGETCKDGEIYITKTPIMRMLKGKSEPKRIVVSHSVTSEPSTELPSSVASRETEKNGGAPVNVTHVSTIVHNGTNKVTLPSAIQIVNGSGALPLLKTPITQVVSVVQSRNIHQSAPITAASANISSTSSPRSSKNLPKVMIPLSSIPTYSASMDSSSFLKTSFNKFPYPTKAELCYLTVVTKFPEEQIKIWFTAQRLKQGISWSPEEIEEARRKMFNTIIQTAPSSSQNQTQSHCSAAPPTITVLPASLGATGIPHILQGSLVSQGGVIVAPPVLANGIQVSSAPVALAVTPKPQAAAHPMLQARPAAALVADKGVGMVLGTVGSSSTGSTVVSSNSSQSGGGVVSSLTSVINLSLSQSGAKTNAVNGKRGGASTDCSDKSNSTVNSHATNAELGKASNSGIVKGDAIVVTDSKNATDSNSNASNGKSGEKDRDGDDTDDNTTSTHGDEADRSTTDSPTIRMDEASSPASKSSSPSPAATSSSASGSRTPINAFLDPSFYKGKKSQEQLGALKDSFLLCQFPDQDEVERLITLTGLTVREVRKWFSDRRYHFRNLKGIRSGTGAPSKSGTVGGTGSGSSTPGSGGSANSHDQSDTPQQNSSPVSPTPSQTPTSPTTPSRRLPRAPSPDFTAIRYKEREPHQIRALEASFAQNPELKGEEVERLRTETKMTRREIHGWFAERRKRVAAEKKREEAEQVLLGEEETDETEVSSGKPKVNPIKINLKMLKVTEANGKAEDGSDHPAPQHQAGSTSTLSRSHGAAHPSTVTPKSTKPTVIRGKKTVEQLEMLKQVYVRTQWPSATQYDELISGTGLPRPEVVRWFGDCRYMQKNGQLKWLEAYQTMALAEDSKKGNIQVLQAHLNIHGRLEESQLQELVAASGLTGDLVRHWFSKQASFSRMEQAAAAQVAVPRPVVPGVAAESQTTGSSPLEPQAGRGTEDKMEQSVCGVTPGALEAKAARIVNPVKGTD comes from the exons ATGGCCAGCAAGAGGAAGTCTACCATTCCGTGCATGATTCCCAGCAAGACTGTCCGGCCAGTAGAAGAGGTTGAACCGGACCCCCCCGCAGTCCCACATCACTCCAGGATTTCTGGAGACAGACGCAGCCCCCTCGACTCCGCCGAGGCCTCCAAATCGGAGCGGGCGGAGACTTTAAAAGAGGGCATTGGCACTTACACCTGTAAGCTGTGCAACTTTGAAACCCATGACCTTAATTTGTTTTTAGATCATGTGtactctggacacttggacttcCGCGCTGACCCCAGTTTCTTTTGTGTGAACTGTGGCGTTTCGGCACCCAAGTTTGAGGGGCTGGCCCTGCACAATGCCAGAGTTCACCCCAGCACGCTGAACACAACTCTGCAGctcaagaaaaaggacagaagagtGGTGGTGGAGCAGAACCTGATGGCCGGGGGCGAGACGTGCAAGGACGGAGAGATTTACATCACCAAAACCCCCATAATGAGGATGCTGAAGGGAAAATCGGAGCCGAAGCGGATCGTCGTATCTCATTCAGTCACCAGTGAGCCTTCGACAGAGCTGCCGTCTTCAGTCGCCTCCAGAGAAACGGAGAAGAACGGCGGCGCTCCAGTTAACGTCACACACGTTTCCACAATTGTCCACAACGGGACAAACAAGGTCACTCTGCCCTCAGCTATTCAGATCGTCAACGGCTCCGGAGCCTTGCCGCTGCTGAAGACTCCCATCACGCAG GTGGTGTCAGTCGTTCAGAGCAGAAATATTCATCAGTCTGCACCCATCACGGCCGCCTCTGCAAATATTTCCTCCACCTCGTCGCCTCGTTCTTCCAAGAATCTCCCCAAG GTGATGATTCCTTTGAGCAGCATCCCTACTTACAGTGCCTCCATGGACTCGTCTTCATTCCTAAAAACCTCCTTTAATAAGTTCCCCTACCCGACCAAGGCTGAGCTCTGCTACCTGACGGTGGTCACAAAGTTTCCCGAAGAGCAGATCAAGATCTGGTTCACAGCACAGAGACTGAAGCAAGGCATCAGCTGGTCTCCTGAGGAGATAGAGGAGGCCAGGAGGAAGATGTTCAACACGATCATCCAGACTGCCCCCTCTAGCTCCCAGAACCAGACCCAGAGCCATTGTAGTGCGGCCCCGCCAACCATCACGGTGCTGCCTGCCTCACTCGGTGCTACCGGGATCCCTCATATATTGCAGGGCTCTCTTGTAAGCCAGGGAGGGGTAATCGTCGCTCCGCCTGTATTAGCAAACGGTATCCAGGTTAGCAGTGCCCCTGTGGCTCTGGCCGTCACACCCAAGCCTCAGGCGGCAGCTCATCCCATGTTACAGGCGAGACCTGCGGCAGCTCTGGTGGCAGACAAAGGGGTTGGCATGGTGCTGGGGACGGTAGGGAGCAGCAGTACCGGAAGCACTGTTgtcagtagtaatagtagtcaGAGCGGGGGTGGGGTCGTCAGCAGTCTGACTAGCGTCATCAACCTCAGTCTCAGTCAAAGCGGCGCTAAAACGAACGCCGTCAACGGAAAACGTGGTGGCGCTAGCACAGACTGCAGCGACAAAAGTAATAGCACTGTCAACAGCCACGCGACAAACGCCGAACTCGGCAAAGCCAGCAACAGCGGCATTGTGAAGGGCGATGCCATAGTTGTCACGGACAGCAAAAACGCCACCGACAGCAACTCTAACGCCAGTAATGGCAAAAGCGGAGAGAAGGACAGAGACGGGGACGACACCGACGATAACACTACCAGTACACACGGAGATGAAGCCGACCGCAGCACCACCGACTCTCCCACCATCAGAATGGACGAGGCATCTTCCCCCGCGTCCAAGTCGTCGTCCCCCTCCCCCGCGGCGACCTCCAGCAGCGCGTCTGGCTCCCGCACGCCCATCAACGCCTTCCTGGATCCCAGCTTTTACAAGGGCAAGAAGTCACAGGAGCAGCTCGGCGCCCTAAAAGACAGTTTTCTGCTCTGCCAGTTCCCCGACCAGGACGAGGTGGAACGCCTCATCACTCTGACCGGGCTCACTGTACGCGAGGTCCGCAAGTGGTTCAGCGACCGCCGATACCACTTCCGCAACCTGAAAGGGATCCGCTCCGGCACAGGGGCACCGAGCAAGTCTGGCACAGTGGGCGGGACAGGAAGCGGTTCAAGCACGCCAGGGAGCGGCGGCAGTGCCAACTCGCACGATCAGAGCGACACACCCCAGCAGAACTCTTCACCTGTCAGCCCGACTCCATCGCAGACCCCCACTTCTCCCACCACGCCTTCCCGCAGACTCCCCAGAGCCCCGTCGCCGGACTTCACAGCTATCCGTTACAAGGAGCGGGAACCCCATCAG ATCCGAGCTCTGGAGGCCAGTTTCGCTCAGAATCCCGAACTAAAgggagaggaagtggagagaCTGCGAACTGAGACCAAGATGACCAGAAGGGAGATTCACGGCTGGTTCGCTGAGCGGAGGAAGAGGGTGGCGgctgagaagaagagagaggaggcggagcaggttttgctgggggaggaggagacggatgAGACGGAGGTCAGCTCGGGGAAACCGAAAGTGAACCCTATCAAAATAAACCTAAAGATGCTGAAGGTGACGGAGGCTAACGGAAAAGCGGAGGACGGATCGGATCACCCGGCACCGCAGCATCAAGCCGGCAGCACCTCCACATTATCCCGGAGTCACGGCGCAGCCCATCCCTCCACCGTGACACCCAAGTCCACCAAACCCACAGTCATTCGAGGGAAGAAGACAGTGGAGCAGCTGGAAATGCTGAAACAAGTGTACGTGCGCACACAGTGGCCCAGCGCCACTCAGTACGACGAACTGATCTCGGGCACTGGGCTGCCCAGGCCTGAGGTGGTCCGCTGGTTCGGGGACTGCCGGTACATGCAGAAGAACGGCCAGTTGAAGTGGCTGGAGGCCTACCAGACCATGGCTCTGGCCGAGGACAGTAAAAAGGGGAACATCCAGGTCCTCCAGGCCCACCTCAATATCCACGGAAGGCTGGAGGAGTCGCAG TTGCAGGAACTGGTGGCGGCGAGTGGTTTAACCGGCGACCTGGTGCGCCACTGGttctccaaacaggcgtctttCAGCCGGATGGAGCAGGCTGCAGCCGCTCAGGTGGCTGTTCCAAGACCAGTTGTACCAGGTGTGGCAGCTGAATCACAAACAACCGGATCCTCCCCGCTGGAGCCACAGGCGGGACGAGGAACAGAAGACAAAATGGAGCAGTCGGTGTGTGGCGTCACGCCAGGGGCGTTGGAGGCAAAGGCAGCCAGGATTGTGAATCCTGTGAAAG GGACGGActga